In a single window of the Drosophila subpulchrella strain 33 F10 #4 breed RU33 chromosome X, RU_Dsub_v1.1 Primary Assembly, whole genome shotgun sequence genome:
- the LOC119558063 gene encoding rho GTPase-activating protein 190 isoform X7 — protein MRQFNISVIGLSGTEKDRGQVGVGKSCLCNRFMRPMADDYFIDHISVLSQSDFSGRIVNNDHFLYWGDVRKTTDEGVEYQFNIIEQTEFMDDSTFQAFKVGKMDPYSKRCTATKVFSAEKLMYICKNQLGIEKEYEQKVMPDGRLSIDGFVVVFDVSPVPNRSVEKQVEFVQNVIATILKNKKPLVLVTTKNDDAYELYVREAEKISQRKDYKSTVQLIETSAHESINIDLAFLLLAQMIDKVKNRVKIISYQESAKSRKELLDTRSEAVTRLIRNQITDYHVLWSQGSKMLSQYREWNEFLNIFGHEAGQKLFRRHMKKLRDDHLNKKLHQYLDKFALALEYLLPDIGALNISDDDAWECARNYLQNHIEFEQYFFECPQASWTELVDMDEAEDEARIPFDVLETSEAETVFRNYLNSVQQDKKKIGWKQQFKMLLEESGFVTPGKQLSEVRVLFMGRECFEALSEHDCQQIYDIHQDDIIEKSKQNFVELLLEHAQYFLQFKNVDNITQEDVRQITDVIQEDSRYKMLDRLDQERRLMLVQHLRFIHCPIRDHCPFFYNCVDSLIEEVLSDKSAGNHKTPSGGGWKSSGSGSDRTLNLLIVGSEHLASDLLNDIRICTGSKGEYIYENQTYYLNYRIANGDMEAFKAIDVYSSGLICVYSNQQSFETLKDNLERTLLCNLELEDKFENLPIVLVYQPQDLKENEVEYLRNEGMRLSEMLHCDFIDHTQNHQKYVYDILNIVILSLKLTEMKSYEPYPSNHTDLRILCCIFCGDQYDIENIVQPLVAESTLVKASEHSIIVDVFIGDAKRRVEFILSSYHGTSQYRDELIHGYIYFYSAKRRSSLANLSILAAQNANIPLQIIAVTESGGVNAFFNSDICQFLITEGNAVADRFKGSFMTFSADQYVKFAFYNPFLKTAWDNKYEVENLHVEESITLDSGEGTLENSVNQMPRPPPRHESYMLSNTLGTDGSGSENYEMAPTRSLNSLNEERDISLDEIYDDNEKPKHLHQKWLEDKSDGRRNMNKNSIWNNFSGSTHAYTTGRRHIDSNLNKIRPKGPSQTLKVGEAPSRNCPAMSSSTFTLPTQQPGKLNMKNFQLVSDAVAKMNFTGSGSGSGSGSGSGSTGLGLGLGTGGSGSMGDSYLEPCDKDGKRYDHAQLDGEDEDSEELAEYEQIYENEDCTESDSCASSTERRVRQQNAYYKASKKPVAAKKQKKKKVAIPVQTPRVPPFGSYVSPPEIPLHYQRMVVGGGGPGEKKKPEPCVPDFMKSDKSPEQYSMVPELAAAGIFGTENLPEYNAKCLKEYEKMEKLEKRRLKEETARLRKLQEKEKEQEKKLKRKLKQNSKGLVESAEAQFGKLMISSEQGEIPIFLNKCVEFIEKEGLDSEGIYRVPGSRAHVDMLFQRFEEDTKTEIDALDIPVNAVATALKDFFSKRLPPLFSKDIIKELEEIAGSRGVGNSKLNVEVKTDRSCRLIALKSLLQKLPPINFAILKYIFQHFVHVSDNSKLNSMDSKNLAICWWPTLIPIDFTDMGHFEQLRPYLEDIVQTMIDQFPYLFCGKDAFVMV, from the exons ATGCGTCAGTTTAACATCTCGGTCATTGGACTATCCGGGACCGAAAAGGACCGCGGCCAGGTGGGCGTGGGCAAGTCATGCCTGTGCAACAGATTCATGCGCCCGATGGCCGACGACTACTTCATCGATCACATATCAGTGCTCAGCCAGAGCGACTTCAGTGGCCGGATCGTGAACAACGACCACTTCCTCTATTGGGGCGATGTGCGCAAGACGACGGACGAGGGCGTCGAGTACCAGTTCAACATCATCGAGCAGACCGAGTTCATGGACGACTCCACCTTCCAGGCCTTTAAGGTGGGCAAGATGGATCCGTACTCGAAGCGGTGCACCGCCACCAAGGTCTTCTCCGCGGAGAAGCTAATGTACATATGCAAGAATCAGTTGGGCATCGAGAAGGAGTACGAGCAGAAGGTGATGCCCGATGGCCGGCTCAGTATCGATGGCTTTGTGGTCGTCTTCGATGTGAGTCCGGTGCCCAATCGCAGTGTGGAGAAGCAGGTGGAGTTTGTGCAGAATGTTATCGCCACCATACTGAAGAACAAGAAGCCCCTGGTGCTGGTGACTACCAAGAACGACGACGCCTACGAGTTGTATGTCCGCGAGGCGGAGAAGATTAGCCAGCGGAAGGACTATAAGAGCACCGTTCAGTTAATCGAGACATCGGCCCACGAGAGCATCAACATCGATTTGGCCTTCCTCCTGCTCGCCCAGATGATCGACAAGGTTAAGAACCGGGTCAAGATCATCTCTTACCAGGAGTCAGCCAAATCACGCAAGGAGCTCCTGGACACACGATCCGAGGCGGTGACGCGACTGATTCGCAACCAGATCACCGACTATCATGTCCTGTGGTCGCAGGGCTCCAAGATGCTGTCGCAGTACCGCGAGTGGAACGAGTTCCTCAACATATTTGGCCACGAGGCCGGCCAGAAGCTCTTCCGGCGGCACATGAAGAAGCTGCGCGACGATCATCTCAACAAGAAGCTACATCAGTATTTGGACAAGTTCGCATTGGCCCTGGAGTACCTGCTGCCGGACATTGGGGCCCTGAATATCAGCGATGACGATGCGTGGGAGTGCGCCAGGAATTATCTGCAGAATCACATCGAGTTCGAGCAGTACTTCTTCGAGTGCCCGCAGGCCTCGTGGACGGAGCTGGTGGACATGGACGAGGCGGAGGACGAGGCCCGCATTCCGTTCGATGTGCTGGAGACTTCCGAGGCAGAGACCGTCTTCCGTAACTACTTGAACTCGGTGCAGCAGGACAAGAAGAAGATTGG ATGGAAGCAGCAGTTCAAAATGCTGCTGGAGGAGTCTGGTTTTGTGACGCCCGGCAAGCAGCTGTCCGAGGTGCGAGTCCTCTTCATGGGCCGCGAATGCTTCGAGGCACTCTCGGAGCACGACTGCCAGCAGATCTACGATATCCACCAGGACGACATTATCGAGAAGAGCAAGCAGAACTTTGTGGAGCTTCTGCTGGAGCACGCTCAATACTTTCTGCAGTTCAAGAACGTGGACAACATCACGCAAGAGGATGTCCGCCAGATCACCGATGTCATCCAGGAGGATTCGCGCTACAAGATGCTCGATCGCTTGGACCAGGAGCGTCGCCTGATGCTCGTCCAGCACCTGCGCTTCATACACTGCCCCATCCGCGACCACTGCCCCTTTTTCTACAACTGTGTGGACAGCCTGATCGAGGAGGTACTGTCCGACAAGTCGGCCGGTAACCACAAGACGCCCAGCGGCGGTGGTTGGAAGAGTTCCGGCAGCGGCAGTGACCGCACGCTCAATCTGCTGATCGTGGGCTCCGAGCACCTGGCCAGCGATCTCCTCAACGACATCCGCATCTGCACCGGCAGCAAGGGCGAGTACATCTACGAGAACCAGACGTACTATCTCAACTACCGAATTGCCAACGGCGACATGGAGGCCTTCAAGGCCATCGATGTCTACTCGAGTG GCCTGATTTGCGTATACTCCAACCAGCAATCTTTTGAGACGCTCAAGGACAACTTGGAGCGCACGCTGCTCTGCAACCTGGAGCTGGAGGACAAGTTCGAGAACCTGCCCATTGTGCTGGTCTACCAGCCGCAGGATCTCAAGGAGAACGAGGTGGAGTACTTGCGCAACGAGGGCATGCGCCTGTCGGAGATGCTGCACTGCGACTTCATCGACCATACGCAGAACCACCAGAAGTACGTGTACGACATACTCAACATCGTCATCCTGTCGCTGAAGCTGACCGAGATGAAGAGCTACGAGCCATATCCCTCCAACCACACGGACCTGCGCATCCTGTGCTGCATCTTCTGTGGCGATCAGTACGACATCGAGAACATTGTGCAGCCGCTGGTGGCGGAATCGACGCTGGTCAAGGCCAGCGAGCACTCCATCATTGTCGACGTCTTCATTGGCGATGCCAAGCGGCGGGTGGAGTTTATCCTGTCTTCATATCACGGCACTAGCCAGTACCGCGATGAGCTGATCCATGGCTATATTTACTTTTACTCCGCCAAGCGTCGATCTTCGTTGGCAAATCTTAG CATCCTGGCAGCCCAGAATGCCAACATTCCATTGCAGATTATCGCGGTGACCGAGAGCGGGGGCGTAAATGCCTTCTTCAACAGCGATATTTGCCAGTTTCTGATCACCGAGGGCAATGCGGTGGCCGATCGCTTCAAGGGCAGCTTTATGACCTTCTCGGCGGATCAGTATGTCAAGT TTGCGTTCTATAATCCATTCCTGAAGACGGCCTGGGACAACAAGTACGAGGTGGAGAACCTGCATGTGGAGGAGTCAATTACTTTGGATTCGGGCGAGGGCACGCTGGAGAACTCTGTTAACCAGATGCCACGCCCGCCGCCGCGCCACGAGAGCTACATGCTGTCCAATACGCTGGGAACCGACGGTTCCGGCAGTGAGAACTACGAAATGGCTCCTACCCGATCTCTCAACTCATTAAATG AAGAAAGAGATATATCATTAGATGAAATCTACGATGACAACGAAAAGCCCAAGCACCTGCATCAAA AGTGGCTGGAGGATAAGAGCGACGGGCGGCGGAACATGAACAAGAACTCGATTTGGAACAACTTCAGCGGATCGACACATGCCTACACCACCGGTCGCCGGCACATCGACTCCAATCTGAACAAGATCCGCCCGAAGGGACCCAGCCAAACGCTGAAGGTGGGCGAGGCGCCCAGTCGCAATTGCCCGGCCATGAGCTCCTCCACCTTCACCCTGCCCACCCAGCAGCCGGGCAAGCTCAACATGAAGAACTTCCAGCTGGTCAGCGATGCGGTGGCCAAGATGAATTTCACCGGCTCCGGTTCGGGCTCGGGCTCCGGCTCGGGATCGGGCAGCACTGGGCTGGGCCTGGGCCTGGGCACCGGTGGCAGCGGCAGCATGGGCGACTCGTATCTGGAGCCCTGCGACAAGGACGGCAAGCGCTATGACCATGCCCAGTTGGATGGCGAGGACGAGGACTCCGAGGAGCTGGCCGAGTACGAGCAGATCTACGAGAACGAAG ACTGCACCGAATCCGACAGCTGTGCCAGTTCCACGGAGCGACGGGTGCGCCAGCAGAATGCCTACTACAAGGCCAGCAAGAAGCCGGTGGCCGCcaagaagcagaagaagaagaaggtgGCCATCCCGGTGCAGACGCCGCGGGTTCCTCCGTTCGGCTCCTATGTGAGTCCGCCGGAGATTCCGCTGCACTACCAGCGCATGGTCGTTGGCGGCGGCGGGCCAGGTGAGAAAA AGAAACCTGAACCTTGCGTTCCCGATTTCATGAAGAGCGACAAGTCGCCGGAG CAGTATTCCATGGTGCCGGAACTGGCGGCTGCCGGCATCTTTGGCACGGAGAACTTGCCCGAATACAACGCCAAGTGCTTGAAGGAGTACGAAAAGATGGAGAAGCTGGAGAAGCGGCGCCTCAAGGAGGAGACGGCCCGGCTGCGCAAGCTCCAGGAGAAGGAGAAGGAGCAGGAGAAGAAGCTCAAGCGCAAACTCAAGCAGAATTCCAAGGGCCTGGTTGAGTCGGCGGAGGCGCAGTTTGGCAAGCTGATGATTAGCTCTGAGCAGGGCGAGATCCCCATCTTCCTCAACAAGTGTGTGGAGTTCATCGAGAAGGAGGGCCTGGATTCCGAGGGCATCTACAGGGTGCCGGGTAGCAGGGCGCACGTGGACATGCTGTTCCAGCGATTCGAAGAGG ATACCAAAACTGAGATCGATGCGCTGGACATTCCCGTCAACGCAGTGGCCACCGCACTGAAGGACTTCTTCTCCAAGCGCCTGCCGCCGCTGTTCAGCAAGGACATTATCAAGGAGCTGGAGGAGATTGCCG GTTCCCGCGGAGTGGGCAACTCCAAGCTGAATGTGGAGGTCAAAACGGACCGGAGTTGTCGCTTGATAGCTTTAAAATCGCTGCTCCAAAAGCTGCCGCCCATCAATTTTGCCATACTCAAATACATATTCCAGCACTTTGTGCA CGTCTCGGACAACTCGAAGCTAAACAGCATGGACAGCAAGAACCTGGCCATCTGCTGGTGGCCCACACTCATTCCCATCGACTTCACCGACATGGGCCACTTCGAGCAGCTGCGTCCGTATCTGGAGGACATTGTCCAGACCATGATCGACCAGTTCCCGTATCTGTTCTGCGGCAAGGACGCCTTTGTCATGGTCTAG
- the LOC119558063 gene encoding rho GTPase-activating protein 190 isoform X4, whose protein sequence is MRQFNISVIGLSGTEKDRGQVGVGKSCLCNRFMRPMADDYFIDHISVLSQSDFSGRIVNNDHFLYWGDVRKTTDEGVEYQFNIIEQTEFMDDSTFQAFKVGKMDPYSKRCTATKVFSAEKLMYICKNQLGIEKEYEQKVMPDGRLSIDGFVVVFDVSPVPNRSVEKQVEFVQNVIATILKNKKPLVLVTTKNDDAYELYVREAEKISQRKDYKSTVQLIETSAHESINIDLAFLLLAQMIDKVKNRVKIISYQESAKSRKELLDTRSEAVTRLIRNQITDYHVLWSQGSKMLSQYREWNEFLNIFGHEAGQKLFRRHMKKLRDDHLNKKLHQYLDKFALALEYLLPDIGALNISDDDAWECARNYLQNHIEFEQYFFECPQASWTELVDMDEAEDEARIPFDVLETSEAETVFRNYLNSVQQDKKKIGWKQQFKMLLEESGFVTPGKQLSEVRVLFMGRECFEALSEHDCQQIYDIHQDDIIEKSKQNFVELLLEHAQYFLQFKNVDNITQEDVRQITDVIQEDSRYKMLDRLDQERRLMLVQHLRFIHCPIRDHCPFFYNCVDSLIEEVLSDKSAGNHKTPSGGGWKSSGSGSDRTLNLLIVGSEHLASDLLNDIRICTGSKGEYIYENQTYYLNYRIANGDMEAFKAIDVYSSGLICVYSNQQSFETLKDNLERTLLCNLELEDKFENLPIVLVYQPQDLKENEVEYLRNEGMRLSEMLHCDFIDHTQNHQKYVYDILNIVILSLKLTEMKSYEPYPSNHTDLRILCCIFCGDQYDIENIVQPLVAESTLVKASEHSIIVDVFIGDAKRRVEFILSSYHGTSQYRDELIHGYIYFYSAKRRSSLANLSILAAQNANIPLQIIAVTESGGVNAFFNSDICQFLITEGNAVADRFKGSFMTFSADQYVKFAFYNPFLKTAWDNKYEVENLHVEESITLDSGEGTLENSVNQMPRPPPRHESYMLSNTLGTDGSGSENYEMAPTRSLNSLNEERDISLDEIYDDNEKPKHLHQRFQIFPPPTTPPEPAPPDHQLITCTYKSQFVSASESSLEEITSDVSGSKDSLATHDAEWLEDKSDGRRNMNKNSIWNNFSGSTHAYTTGRRHIDSNLNKIRPKGPSQTLKVGEAPSRNCPAMSSSTFTLPTQQPGKLNMKNFQLVSDAVAKMNFTGSGSGSGSGSGSGSTGLGLGLGTGGSGSMGDSYLEPCDKDGKRYDHAQLDGEDEDSEELAEYEQIYENEDCTESDSCASSTERRVRQQNAYYKASKKPVAAKKQKKKKVAIPVQTPRVPPFGSYVSPPEIPLHYQRMVVGGGGPEKPEPCVPDFMKSDKSPEYSMVPELAAAGIFGTENLPEYNAKCLKEYEKMEKLEKRRLKEETARLRKLQEKEKEQEKKLKRKLKQNSKGLVESAEAQFGKLMISSEQGEIPIFLNKCVEFIEKEGLDSEGIYRVPGSRAHVDMLFQRFEEDTKTEIDALDIPVNAVATALKDFFSKRLPPLFSKDIIKELEEIAGSRGVGNSKLNVEVKTDRSCRLIALKSLLQKLPPINFAILKYIFQHFVHVSDNSKLNSMDSKNLAICWWPTLIPIDFTDMGHFEQLRPYLEDIVQTMIDQFPYLFCGKDAFVMV, encoded by the exons ATGCGTCAGTTTAACATCTCGGTCATTGGACTATCCGGGACCGAAAAGGACCGCGGCCAGGTGGGCGTGGGCAAGTCATGCCTGTGCAACAGATTCATGCGCCCGATGGCCGACGACTACTTCATCGATCACATATCAGTGCTCAGCCAGAGCGACTTCAGTGGCCGGATCGTGAACAACGACCACTTCCTCTATTGGGGCGATGTGCGCAAGACGACGGACGAGGGCGTCGAGTACCAGTTCAACATCATCGAGCAGACCGAGTTCATGGACGACTCCACCTTCCAGGCCTTTAAGGTGGGCAAGATGGATCCGTACTCGAAGCGGTGCACCGCCACCAAGGTCTTCTCCGCGGAGAAGCTAATGTACATATGCAAGAATCAGTTGGGCATCGAGAAGGAGTACGAGCAGAAGGTGATGCCCGATGGCCGGCTCAGTATCGATGGCTTTGTGGTCGTCTTCGATGTGAGTCCGGTGCCCAATCGCAGTGTGGAGAAGCAGGTGGAGTTTGTGCAGAATGTTATCGCCACCATACTGAAGAACAAGAAGCCCCTGGTGCTGGTGACTACCAAGAACGACGACGCCTACGAGTTGTATGTCCGCGAGGCGGAGAAGATTAGCCAGCGGAAGGACTATAAGAGCACCGTTCAGTTAATCGAGACATCGGCCCACGAGAGCATCAACATCGATTTGGCCTTCCTCCTGCTCGCCCAGATGATCGACAAGGTTAAGAACCGGGTCAAGATCATCTCTTACCAGGAGTCAGCCAAATCACGCAAGGAGCTCCTGGACACACGATCCGAGGCGGTGACGCGACTGATTCGCAACCAGATCACCGACTATCATGTCCTGTGGTCGCAGGGCTCCAAGATGCTGTCGCAGTACCGCGAGTGGAACGAGTTCCTCAACATATTTGGCCACGAGGCCGGCCAGAAGCTCTTCCGGCGGCACATGAAGAAGCTGCGCGACGATCATCTCAACAAGAAGCTACATCAGTATTTGGACAAGTTCGCATTGGCCCTGGAGTACCTGCTGCCGGACATTGGGGCCCTGAATATCAGCGATGACGATGCGTGGGAGTGCGCCAGGAATTATCTGCAGAATCACATCGAGTTCGAGCAGTACTTCTTCGAGTGCCCGCAGGCCTCGTGGACGGAGCTGGTGGACATGGACGAGGCGGAGGACGAGGCCCGCATTCCGTTCGATGTGCTGGAGACTTCCGAGGCAGAGACCGTCTTCCGTAACTACTTGAACTCGGTGCAGCAGGACAAGAAGAAGATTGG ATGGAAGCAGCAGTTCAAAATGCTGCTGGAGGAGTCTGGTTTTGTGACGCCCGGCAAGCAGCTGTCCGAGGTGCGAGTCCTCTTCATGGGCCGCGAATGCTTCGAGGCACTCTCGGAGCACGACTGCCAGCAGATCTACGATATCCACCAGGACGACATTATCGAGAAGAGCAAGCAGAACTTTGTGGAGCTTCTGCTGGAGCACGCTCAATACTTTCTGCAGTTCAAGAACGTGGACAACATCACGCAAGAGGATGTCCGCCAGATCACCGATGTCATCCAGGAGGATTCGCGCTACAAGATGCTCGATCGCTTGGACCAGGAGCGTCGCCTGATGCTCGTCCAGCACCTGCGCTTCATACACTGCCCCATCCGCGACCACTGCCCCTTTTTCTACAACTGTGTGGACAGCCTGATCGAGGAGGTACTGTCCGACAAGTCGGCCGGTAACCACAAGACGCCCAGCGGCGGTGGTTGGAAGAGTTCCGGCAGCGGCAGTGACCGCACGCTCAATCTGCTGATCGTGGGCTCCGAGCACCTGGCCAGCGATCTCCTCAACGACATCCGCATCTGCACCGGCAGCAAGGGCGAGTACATCTACGAGAACCAGACGTACTATCTCAACTACCGAATTGCCAACGGCGACATGGAGGCCTTCAAGGCCATCGATGTCTACTCGAGTG GCCTGATTTGCGTATACTCCAACCAGCAATCTTTTGAGACGCTCAAGGACAACTTGGAGCGCACGCTGCTCTGCAACCTGGAGCTGGAGGACAAGTTCGAGAACCTGCCCATTGTGCTGGTCTACCAGCCGCAGGATCTCAAGGAGAACGAGGTGGAGTACTTGCGCAACGAGGGCATGCGCCTGTCGGAGATGCTGCACTGCGACTTCATCGACCATACGCAGAACCACCAGAAGTACGTGTACGACATACTCAACATCGTCATCCTGTCGCTGAAGCTGACCGAGATGAAGAGCTACGAGCCATATCCCTCCAACCACACGGACCTGCGCATCCTGTGCTGCATCTTCTGTGGCGATCAGTACGACATCGAGAACATTGTGCAGCCGCTGGTGGCGGAATCGACGCTGGTCAAGGCCAGCGAGCACTCCATCATTGTCGACGTCTTCATTGGCGATGCCAAGCGGCGGGTGGAGTTTATCCTGTCTTCATATCACGGCACTAGCCAGTACCGCGATGAGCTGATCCATGGCTATATTTACTTTTACTCCGCCAAGCGTCGATCTTCGTTGGCAAATCTTAG CATCCTGGCAGCCCAGAATGCCAACATTCCATTGCAGATTATCGCGGTGACCGAGAGCGGGGGCGTAAATGCCTTCTTCAACAGCGATATTTGCCAGTTTCTGATCACCGAGGGCAATGCGGTGGCCGATCGCTTCAAGGGCAGCTTTATGACCTTCTCGGCGGATCAGTATGTCAAGT TTGCGTTCTATAATCCATTCCTGAAGACGGCCTGGGACAACAAGTACGAGGTGGAGAACCTGCATGTGGAGGAGTCAATTACTTTGGATTCGGGCGAGGGCACGCTGGAGAACTCTGTTAACCAGATGCCACGCCCGCCGCCGCGCCACGAGAGCTACATGCTGTCCAATACGCTGGGAACCGACGGTTCCGGCAGTGAGAACTACGAAATGGCTCCTACCCGATCTCTCAACTCATTAAATG AAGAAAGAGATATATCATTAGATGAAATCTACGATGACAACGAAAAGCCCAAGCACCTGCATCAAA GATTCCAGATATTCCCTCCTCCAACAACTCCTCCAGAGCCAGCCCCTCCAGATCATCAGCTCATTACATGCACATATAAGAGTCAATTCGTTTCGGCTTCAGAATCAAGTTTGGAAGAAATAACAT CGGATGTCAGCGGGTCCAAGGATTCACTAGCCACCCATGATGCAG AGTGGCTGGAGGATAAGAGCGACGGGCGGCGGAACATGAACAAGAACTCGATTTGGAACAACTTCAGCGGATCGACACATGCCTACACCACCGGTCGCCGGCACATCGACTCCAATCTGAACAAGATCCGCCCGAAGGGACCCAGCCAAACGCTGAAGGTGGGCGAGGCGCCCAGTCGCAATTGCCCGGCCATGAGCTCCTCCACCTTCACCCTGCCCACCCAGCAGCCGGGCAAGCTCAACATGAAGAACTTCCAGCTGGTCAGCGATGCGGTGGCCAAGATGAATTTCACCGGCTCCGGTTCGGGCTCGGGCTCCGGCTCGGGATCGGGCAGCACTGGGCTGGGCCTGGGCCTGGGCACCGGTGGCAGCGGCAGCATGGGCGACTCGTATCTGGAGCCCTGCGACAAGGACGGCAAGCGCTATGACCATGCCCAGTTGGATGGCGAGGACGAGGACTCCGAGGAGCTGGCCGAGTACGAGCAGATCTACGAGAACGAAG ACTGCACCGAATCCGACAGCTGTGCCAGTTCCACGGAGCGACGGGTGCGCCAGCAGAATGCCTACTACAAGGCCAGCAAGAAGCCGGTGGCCGCcaagaagcagaagaagaagaaggtgGCCATCCCGGTGCAGACGCCGCGGGTTCCTCCGTTCGGCTCCTATGTGAGTCCGCCGGAGATTCCGCTGCACTACCAGCGCATGGTCGTTGGCGGCGGCGGGCCAG AGAAACCTGAACCTTGCGTTCCCGATTTCATGAAGAGCGACAAGTCGCCGGAG TATTCCATGGTGCCGGAACTGGCGGCTGCCGGCATCTTTGGCACGGAGAACTTGCCCGAATACAACGCCAAGTGCTTGAAGGAGTACGAAAAGATGGAGAAGCTGGAGAAGCGGCGCCTCAAGGAGGAGACGGCCCGGCTGCGCAAGCTCCAGGAGAAGGAGAAGGAGCAGGAGAAGAAGCTCAAGCGCAAACTCAAGCAGAATTCCAAGGGCCTGGTTGAGTCGGCGGAGGCGCAGTTTGGCAAGCTGATGATTAGCTCTGAGCAGGGCGAGATCCCCATCTTCCTCAACAAGTGTGTGGAGTTCATCGAGAAGGAGGGCCTGGATTCCGAGGGCATCTACAGGGTGCCGGGTAGCAGGGCGCACGTGGACATGCTGTTCCAGCGATTCGAAGAGG ATACCAAAACTGAGATCGATGCGCTGGACATTCCCGTCAACGCAGTGGCCACCGCACTGAAGGACTTCTTCTCCAAGCGCCTGCCGCCGCTGTTCAGCAAGGACATTATCAAGGAGCTGGAGGAGATTGCCG GTTCCCGCGGAGTGGGCAACTCCAAGCTGAATGTGGAGGTCAAAACGGACCGGAGTTGTCGCTTGATAGCTTTAAAATCGCTGCTCCAAAAGCTGCCGCCCATCAATTTTGCCATACTCAAATACATATTCCAGCACTTTGTGCA CGTCTCGGACAACTCGAAGCTAAACAGCATGGACAGCAAGAACCTGGCCATCTGCTGGTGGCCCACACTCATTCCCATCGACTTCACCGACATGGGCCACTTCGAGCAGCTGCGTCCGTATCTGGAGGACATTGTCCAGACCATGATCGACCAGTTCCCGTATCTGTTCTGCGGCAAGGACGCCTTTGTCATGGTCTAG